In one Drosophila pseudoobscura strain MV-25-SWS-2005 chromosome X, UCI_Dpse_MV25, whole genome shotgun sequence genomic region, the following are encoded:
- the LOC4816051 gene encoding enoyl-CoA delta isomerase 2, mitochondrial, with product MSMYECWAVSLQFGIAMSTAAEDNLFCRQFRELTIRRRGGLLVIQFQRWQRRTIYELMRALDAANADGDISIVVLSGEFAVGREGDCQPLALEQGPGREKRDEVEDRFIQQRAADFVMRSLAKKLLSCRKLLVAFVQGPCQGLGVTICCLCDLVYATEAAYFLLSLSHLHPCVEAGPSWSLPHIEVLLRLGERADARSALGSGFVASLAADAQHFWTRMDQHSRLPTASLLATKRHLLRPWREQLLAQLRKESTPLAAQRRRLPPAKL from the coding sequence ATGTCTATGTACGAATGCTGGGCCGTCAGTCTGCAATTCGGCATCGCAATGAGCACAGCTGCCGAAGACAATCTATTCTGCAGGCAGTTTAGAGAGCTGACGATCAGGCGCCGCGGGGGGTTGCTGGTCATCCAGTTCCAGCGATGGCAACGGCGCACCATCTACGAGCTCATGAGAGCACTGGACGCAGCCAATGCGGATGGCGACATCAGCATAGTAGTGCTGTCGGGCGAGTTTGCCGTGGGACGTGAGGGTGATTGCCAGCCGCTGGCTCTGGAGCAGGGACCAGGGAGAGAGAAACGCGACGAGGTCGAGGATCGGTTCATCCAGCAGCGGGCAGCCGATTTTGTGATGCGTTCCCTGGCCAAGAAGCTGCTTAGCTGCCGAAAGCTACTGGTGGCTTTTGTACAGGGCCCTTGCCAGGGCCTGGGGGTCACCATCTGCTGCCTCTGCGACCTCGTCTACGCCACGGAGGCCGCCTACTTCCTGCTATCGCTCTCCCATCTACATCCCTGCGTCGAGGCGGGACCAAGCTGGAGCCTTCCACACATCGAGGTGTTACTCCGACTGGGGGAACGGGCCGATGCTAGGTCTGCCTTGGGAAGCGGCTTTGTCGCCAGCCTGGCGGCAGACGCGCAGCATTTCTGGACACGCATGGATCAGCATTCGCGCCTGCCCACTGCATCCCTGCTGGCTACCAAGCGACACCTTCTCCGGCCGTGGCGCGAACAACTGCTGGCCCAACTCCGGAAGGAGAGCACACCACTGGCTGCTCAGCGTCGCCGTCTACCTCCGGCCAAGCTGTGA